Within the Hermetia illucens chromosome 6, iHerIll2.2.curated.20191125, whole genome shotgun sequence genome, the region tggatgatgcattcggaatttggatatagttgtccgtatccgccgctggatgttttccagatcggtattcgtccatggcaatattccgaatgcataagccaatgaggggatagcgaatacattcaacgcgcttattttattcttccccgagagatccgatttcagcaccagctttacaggtcgcaggaattcggacagcagagcatccttcagatcaccaactcaagcatgggttcctagcagaattcctaggtacttgtagaagtctgtctcggtcatagcttcgatgtggaggtcaccaatcctatgtgcggcatgcggctcgtgatgacctttgcgaatggcttggattcgacacttgtctaatccaaattccgtccgaatatcacggctgaatatgtctattactcgcaacagatttctaagATGTAAGCAAGGAACCGGTCTTGTGTgtacggggtcctgcaccgtgtccttcttagggataaggtaggtaatccccgcagtgaggaagtgttgaaattcctccggccgactcatgaccttatttatacactgactgtgtacactggtaaatttcttataccagaaattctgcacccgatccagacctgggcccctccagttcttcgagctgtttatggctcgtcgaacttcctcttcggtaatatccgcaaaattcatgctaggagtATGGTCATGGCGGCGGTGCCTTCGGtgatcttctgaccgtgcaatctgatagccgcaactgcaccacaatacacaagtaattgtagttgcagcggcgacatatcagcacacagccgagatgcaatctcatcattgatttgagatagaattcccggagttgctggagatgcaaagagcctgggaatacctcgtctatgcaaaggatccatatccgagaattctatacacgctctttggaattcattccgaacctcaacggaaacctcagctggacggtggagaagagtgcttcggcgaatactgaaactgttgcttccagtgcggcgtggtgttgttgatgtcgccgtctctgcctccatcgactctcggtcaccagtttccccgatgacctcaagtcgaacacgctgatggtggctgggattgcgtcgctgcgagtaataaagcggctgtaattccatcggctcctggcgacttatgatttttaagccgatgaattgcacggactgttctatgcttggtggtgacagcatttgtccgtcgtcttcagttggcgggaccgggaattcgccgatgttctggttgttcagtagtttatcaaagtactaaaccaatcgctccaatacgcccattctgtcggaaatcagatttccttctttatctcggcaggatgaacatggcttcatcctgctgatttgttggtaaaacttgcgcgcctggtgcgtttgctccctatacttttcgagttcacagacctgttggttctcctaggcttcctttttccgtctgtgaagttgcttctccgctcggcagagttcgtgatgagtctccgtgtgtgcccgcgttctttaagaatgcagcattactcggtatgcagcattcttccgttccgttgttaccttacatttatcgtcaaaccagccgttccgactctttttgcgaatGGGGACAAGTAAGTTTGTGGCCCTAgttataataacgttcttcaggtgattgcggagatcatttgttgatgcttcatctccaggatctctgttaattgcggttattgcggcattcatttctctcttataggtgttgcggagggctgtgttgtagatggcttcagtattaactgtcacctgattgtcagaggtgattctgggtggtgttgttattggagctcggagcaccatgctaacgagatagtgatcccagtctatattggctccctatatgttctgacattcatcaaggctgagaggtcgcggcgttcgatcaacacgtggtcaatttggttgaaagtggccccgtctggagactGACACACTGCTAATTCGCAGTCaggtatcatttgtattttgatgtaagctatgagagccaacgtatcgcctgaatacgggcttcttctctacttggctgttaaaatccccaagtatgattttgatattgtcTGGGacgggcttcgagggttcgttctactgcctcgtagaaggtatccttctccgactgaacgttaatgaggcttatatttctaaatttgtctcgcaagcacagagtgcatagccgttcgcttaggttttcaaagccgataacagcaggtttcattttttggctgactaagaaacctactccgcgcacatggtttactggatgaccgctataatatatggtgtagtggctcttctccaaaaaaccggtccctgtctatcgcatctcttgcaacgctgttacatcagctctatattgggacagggtatcggctagctgctcagcagcattcggtctgtacaattGCCGCGgtcacagtttttccacggaGTTGGAGAAAGAGGATTTCTCGTTTAGCTTTTCGTAATTTCTCTCTTTCCCCGAAAAAGGGGGTCAAAATTAAACTTCATTATTTTGACACAAAAATAGCCCCCTTCGAAGGgccatattttgtttaaggggAATGATCGCCGTAAAGATGTTGACATATAGTTCGCgttgacgagaattcacttgctaagattgatcTGAGTATCGAGGTTGGTGTGAAAAGAACAAAGCCCGACCGAAACACCGACGGTTTGATAAGCTAGATTGTGATTTCAGAGGCGTTTAGCTGCATCCAAATTAGGCCTATGACCGAGGAAAATGACTCAATATAAAACTAAATACGATTTTTGAATTGGATTTGTCCTAAAAccccaaacatttttttcccagATCCTTAAGAAGCCTACTCGATATGAACAGTCACCTGCTAATACCGTAACCAAATCGCTTCGTCGCATCAGCTTCTCAGGAACGAAATCTGTAAAGTATGTATACGCACATTTTCATTATGTTGGTTAAAAATAGAGTAATtcgctttcccttaacagagaaTTCATTGCTGGAAGTAATGAAGCTACAATTTGGGGTACATCATATGAAGAGGATGCCAATCATGCGAGCGCTGCCTCCGTGAAAGAAAGTAGCACCGTCGACTTGTCGGCAGCTACTTCAAACTTAAATCTAAGCGGTATGATGTTACGCAATCGTAAAGTGCTCGCCGCTAATATGTTTTCGGAGgttaataaagaaaatatagGAAGGATCGATAATGATACTATGGAGTTCACGAATTCAATCAACATCGCGTCTTCGTCTGATAACCGAACATTCGAGAGAACCATCGATGTGACTTTGAATACATTTGAActagaaaatttcaaattcaacagAGCCGCTTTATGCACTCTAATGAAAGAAAATACAAAGGCTGATAGTGGTCCTGTTGATGGCCTTCATTCTGATGAATCAGCGGAAGCCATAGCCGATTCTACTCAGAGTTTCTATTGCAGTTTTTTGACCGAGAAACATCGCGATTTGCTCCGAAAACAAAGGGAACATATAGTGGATGAACCGAATCGGTTTCATAGTGCGTTAGATCAGTTGAAATTCGATGATAGTCCGGTAGAAGATGCGGAAAATGTTAAAGATAACAAAAAGGGTGGTGATGACGACATGGATATCAGTTTCGAAGGGAGCCCTCCTGGTAAACCATCAGGGAATGAAGTGGTGACGAATAAGGTGAAAATTGGATTCCATCATGGAGAAGGCATACAGGATCGGCCTTCTTCTCATAATAGTGAAAGTGGACGTAAAACAATTGTATTTCATAAAGAGTTATCGATGGATGCTTTTGGCATTTCGAGTGTTCAAACTGACAGTGAAAGACTAACCAGGAGCAGACGAACTATAATGCCTTCTAATGAAGACATGGATGTTGAAAATATTCCACCCCAGTTACAAGAGCCGGACATAAAAGGCGGATGTAAGCGTAAgacaattattttcaaaaaaggagaagaaattgAAGAAGCAGCAGAACATAATTTACTGCTACGCAGCAATGACGCAACTCACAATGCGATTTCAAATGATATGCAAGATATGTCGGTCTTCCAAGTGAAAGAGAGTTTAGGGAATTT harbors:
- the LOC119658968 gene encoding uncharacterized protein LOC119658968; translated protein: MEQDTKRLSILKKPTRYEQSPANTVTKSLRRISFSGTKSVKEFIAGSNEATIWGTSYEEDANHASAASVKESSTVDLSAATSNLNLSGMMLRNRKVLAANMFSEVNKENIGRIDNDTMEFTNSINIASSSDNRTFERTIDVTLNTFELENFKFNRAALCTLMKENTKADSGPVDGLHSDESAEAIADSTQSFYCSFLTEKHRDLLRKQREHIVDEPNRFHSALDQLKFDDSPVEDAENVKDNKKGGDDDMDISFEGSPPGKPSGNEVVTNKVKIGFHHGEGIQDRPSSHNSESGRKTIVFHKELSMDAFGISSVQTDSERLTRSRRTIMPSNEDMDVENIPPQLQEPDIKGGCKRKTIIFKKGEEIEEAAEHNLLLRSNDATHNAISNDMQDMSVFQVKESLGNFPDELEKNKNLAEMVNSRGKARQTQIFDNGERIDEVSVQTNPIRPQCKTRHTLVFDDGERIEEVASKRKTCIFNDESINVDKGKDDLRRKSQLVSANVEETPGTKVEGHPEVVPSSLKHSESKIPSSVVKVTKFSFQNHPRKTLIFPRGGTPYFVLQRGY